From Hymenobacter sediminicola:
GGTGGCACCGGGTGTCTGCTGCAGAATGGCGGTACGGGCTTCTGCAATGCGGGCTTCGGTGCGGCCCGTTAGAATCACGTCGGCCCCTTCGGCAGCCAGGCGCTGCGCTATAGCTAAGCCTATGCCAGCCGTGGAGCCCGTTATGAGGGCAGTTTTGCCCGTGAGTTGTAAATCCATGAGAAGAGGATGTGGTTTCAGGAATGTACGTAACCGGCAGCGCAGGGCTTTGTCTGAGTCACCGGCTGTTTTTCTTCCGGGGTGTCGTCCGCAACTTCCACGGGCCTTTCCTGCGTATGCACTCCCAATCCAACTTCTCCCGCTGATGTCTGATTTTACTTCATCCCGCCCCGAAGACCTGCTGTATGATGCCGCCCGCAACGGCGACGTAGCTGCTATAAAGCAACTGCTGGCCGAAGGAGCCGACGTGAATGCGCAGAACGGCCGCGGCTTCACGGCCCTTATTCTGGCTGCCTACGACAATCACCTGGAGGCCACGCAGGTGCTGCTCGAAGCTGGCGCCGACCCTAACGTACACGATGCCAGCGGCAACACGGCCCTGATGGGTGTGGCCTTCAAGGGCTACCCCGACATTGCCCGCCTGCTCATTCAGCACGGTGCCGACCTGAATGCCCGCAACGGCAACGACGGCACGGCCCTCATGTTTGCTACGCTGTTTGGCCGCCACAACATCGTGCCCATCCTGCTCG
This genomic window contains:
- a CDS encoding ankyrin repeat domain-containing protein, with the translated sequence MSDFTSSRPEDLLYDAARNGDVAAIKQLLAEGADVNAQNGRGFTALILAAYDNHLEATQVLLEAGADPNVHDASGNTALMGVAFKGYPDIARLLIQHGADLNARNGNDGTALMFATLFGRHNIVPILLEAGADTTLRDVRGLSARDLAIQQGNDEALKVLPE